The Meiothermus sp. region CCCGCTGGCCAAGGAACAGATTGCCGCCATTGTGGAGATTCAACTCGGGGCGGTGCGCAAACGGCTGGCCGAGCGGCGCATTACCCTCGAGCTCTCCCCCGAAGCCATGCGCTTCCTGGCCGAGCGCGGCTACGACCCGGTGTTTGGAGCCCGGCCCCTCAAGCGGGTCATCCAGCGGGAGCTCGAGACCCCGCTCTCGCGTAAGATTCTGGCGGGCGAGGTGCCCGACGGCGCCAGCGTATACGTGACCACCGGCCCCTTGGGCTTGCAGTTCGAGGTGCGCAAGGCGGTACAGGCCTAAGGGGCGTCGCCCATTCCCATTCCGGGTGAACTATGACCAACGCAGAAAAAATCGTAACCTGTCCCCACTGTGGGGCCAAAAACCGCCTGGGCACCCCCCCGGCGGGCCAGGTTCCGGTCTGCGGGGCCTGCAAGAAACCCCTCCCCTGGCTGGTTGAGGCCAACGCCGGGCTTACTTCCGAGCTCTCGGCCGGCGTACCGGTACTGGTAGACTTCTGGGCCGAGTGGTGTGGGCCCTGCCGCATCATTGCGCCGGTGCTCGAGGAAATCGCCCGCGAGTACGCGGGCAAGCTCAAGGTGGTCAAGCTCAATGTAGACCACCACCCCCTGGCCCAGAGCGCCTACCAGGTGCAGGGCATCCCCACCCTGATTCTGTTCAAAAACGGCCAGCCGGTTGAGCGCATTGTGGGTGCAGTACCCAAGCACGTGTTGAAGCAAAAGCTACAACCCCACCTGTAGCCCAAGTCGCATAACAACCCCTCCCCGCCCAGCAGAGGAGGGGTTGTTGCTGTTATGGGCAGGGGCGAACACCCAGTATTAATCAAGCGACTAACTATACTTGACAATAATGCACTCAAGTTTTATACTTCCCCCTGTAAAGGAGGTTGATATGATTCGATACAACCCTTTCCGTGAGATTGAACAACTGCAAAACGCCCTGCTGCGCAACTTCTTCACCCCCACCGGCGAAAGCGCCAACACCCCCTTGGTAGACGCCCTCGAGGATGCCCAGGGTATTCATCTGGCGGTGTATCTGCCCGGCGTAGAGCCCAACCAGGTCGAGGTGACCACCGAGAACAACACCCTCACCATCCGGGCCGAACGGCCTTTCAGCAAGCCCGAAAACGCCAACCAGTGGCGGCTCGAGGGCCCCTACGGCAAGTTCGAGCGCAGCTTCGTGATCCCCAACACCTACGACCTCTCCAAGATCCAAGCCACCTTCAAACACGGTATCCTCTACCTCGACATCCCCAAAGCCGAAGCGGCCCAGCCGCGCCGCATTGAGGTGCGGGTCAACTCCTAACCCCACCATCCACAAAAGCCCCCGCCAAGCGGGGGTTTTTGTGTACCCTGGGAGCATGTTCCCGCTGCACGACATCAACCGGGCCCACCGCCGCCCCTACGTGCTATACCTGCTGGTAGCCCTGAACCTGCTGGGCTTTTTCTACACCTACTTCCTCACCGACCCCGCCTACGTCATCCAGACCTATGGCTTTGTGCCGGCCCGCTTCGGGGCCGATGTATGGGGCGAGTGGCCCACCCTTTTCAGCAGCATGTTTTTGCACGGGAGCCTGTTGCATATCCTGGGCAACCTGTGGTTTTTGTGGGTGTTTGGCGACAACATCGAAGACCGCCTGGGTCACGGGCGGTTTTTGCTCTTCTACCTGCTGGGAGGGGTTGCAGCAGCCCTGATCCAGGGTTTGGTGAGCGGCTTTTCCAGCGACACCCCCATGATTGGCGCCTCGGGGGCCATCTCGGCCTTGTTGGGCGCCTACATTGTGCTCTATCCCCGCGCCCTGATTCTTTCCCTCATCGGCTGGATTCCCGTGCCCATCCCGGCAGTGCTCTACCTGGGCTACTGGCTCCTGATCCAGTTTGTAGGCGACTTTATGGGTGAGGAGGGCATCGCCTTCTGGGCCCACATTGGGGGGTTTCTGGCCGGGGTAGTGCTGATTCGGTGGTTTGAGGGGGGCAGCAAAACCCAGTTGTCTAACCGCCAGGGTAGGCCTGACAAGTGATGCCCACTTTTCAAAATAAAAAAGCCTCCAGTGTTACCTGAAGGCTTTTGATGTTAGTGTCAACTACGGGCTCTGACCATTGATCGAGATAGCATTACCAGCTTGGCTATTTCCGGTCACTGTGACAATAAAGCCATCGTTTCCGGCACTAAGACCGATTGTGCAGCTTGCAGCTGCAGAGGGTGGTGTAGTCCAGCCATAGTGGTATGTTTGGCTTTCTACCGTGATTGCAGTAGTAGGGCTAAGACAAAGGGGCTCAGCTGCACTGGCAATGCTACTTGCCGATAGCTGGGGATTTTCTGCCAGAATGGCCATCACTGCTTTATACACATTTGCACTATGGAGCTGAACGGCTTTTTTGTTGGCTGAGGTGCGGGCCGAAAGCAAAGTGGGAATCAAAACAGCAGATAGGATACCAATAATGGCAATCACGATCAGCAGCTCGATCAAGGTAAAGCCCCTGTCAAAAGTGGAATCGCGCATGGGACTTTTACCCCCTTAGGCATACGACCCCGCGAAGATGGCGGGGTCGTATGTGCTGACGATCGTTTAGCGCCCGTTTATGGATACGTAGCCGCCCGTGCTGGCATCGCCCGTCACGGTTACAACAAAGTCGCCCCCACCATCGGTGACCACACAGGTATCTACAGCACCTGGAGCAGCGCTCCATCCATAAGGAGCGGTGCCAAGAGATCCACCCAGGGCAATGCTGGTCTTGGCAGCTTTGCAGTCACCGTTGTTAGCTACGATGTTGGCAACCGTAGCAGCGTTGTTTTCGGCCAGAGCAGCGTTGAGCGCCTTGTACACGTTGGCCGAGTGTGCCTGGATAGCGCGCTTGTTAGCAGAGGTACGGGCAGCCAACAGGTTGGGGATGAGCACCGCAGCCAGGATGCCAATAATGGCGATCACAATCAACAGCTCGATCAGGGTAAAACCGGATTTCTTCATGGTACTTCTCCTAGGGTTCCGCACCGGGATATGGGTATGGGTGCGGTATTGCGTAGTGCAGAAAGGGTTTGGGGCTTCATGGGAGCGGGCCTATTCCCGAACTCCAAGGGTTAGTATAGCCCCCGGTTTTGTAGGGCGTGTGGAATTTGACCCAAACCGGCCCCCTTTAGCGTTACGTGGGTAAGCCGCCCCCAGATCTGTGTTTTTATTGTCCAGAACAGCGAAAACAGCTAAAGCCCGCCGTTGTTGCGAGGAGGCCACAGGCCAGCGCACCAATCCAGGAAGAGGCCGGAAAGCCTTCTGGCCAGTGGGTGAGCCCGATAGCCTCGCATGGTGCGACTGCTACACTGGGGGCATGGGGGCGGCTCAGTTGGTGCGTTCGCTCAGTTTTGAGGAGTACCTGGCCCTGGAGGAAAAAGCCCGGCGCAAGCACGAGCTGGTGGATGGGGTGCTGTATGCCATGGCGGGGGCCTCGGAATTACATAATTTGATAGCTGGAAACGTTTTCTTTCGTTTGAGGCAACAAGCCCAAGGAAAACCTTGTCGGGTTTTCATGAGCGACATGAAGCTGCGGGTAGACGCCTTTACTAGCTACTACCCCGATGTGATGGTGGTGTGCGAACCGGACCAGGCCGACTACTACAAAGAGCGGCCCTGTCTGGTGGTGGAGGTAATGTCACGTTCTACCGAGGCCACCGACCGGCGGGAAAAGCTCGCCAAATACCGCCAGATCCCCAGCCTGCGGGCCTATGTGCTGGTGGACTCGCTCTCGCGCCGGGTAGAGGCCTACTACCGCGAAGGCCCCAACTGGCTCTACCTGGATGTGGTGGGGACAGGCAGTGTCCCCATTCCCTGCCCGGAGATGCACCTGAGCCTGGACGAGGTGTACGAGGGCTTGGACGTGCCCCTCGAGCGCCCCAAAGACGAGTCTTGACGAGACCGGCCTTGCCCCCTATACTTTCCCTTGCTGCTTGCGGGGCTGTGGCGCAGTTGGGAGCGCGTCTGAATGGCATTCAGAAGGTCAGGGGTTCGAATCCCCTCAGCTCCACCAAAGAAGAAACCCGTGGAACAATGCCACGGGTTTTTTATTTTGCTCGAGGTTGCCTACCGCGCTCTTCACAGACCTGGCCGCCCACGAAAACGAGAAGGGACAAGCAGACGTGCCTCACCAAGGTGAGGCACGCTTGTCTGTGTTGCGTCTGGGCCAGGTTAGCCACGTTGTGGCTATGGCATAAGCCATTCCCTGGCAGACGCAGGTTACGCACTGGGGCGTGGGCCACGGGTGCTTGGGTTTCGAGTTTCCAGGCGGCCACTGTTCAGTCCAGGGCAAAAGATTCTTAGTGCTCTGGTAACAAAATACGCAGTATGGGGTTTAGCCTTCAGAACGCGCCGTGTCTCGTAAACCTGGGCCTTCGGTGTCTTGCCTGTACGGTCATGCAAAAAGCACCCCACCCCGCTTCGCCCCTTCCCTCCCCTACTGCGTAGGGGAGGCCAGGTGGGGTGGCTGACCTGGCCCTTCACGCAGCGGATTGGGGGCCTTGCCTGATACCCTCCCCCACCCTCCCTACGCGGTAGGGAGGGCGTTTTTAGGCCATCTCGGGGGCCGAAGTGGGATGGAATCTCTACATCGATGTATTCGGTGTGCGGTACATAACTTCGGAAATTTAGTTACCAGACCACTTAGTCCCCGATGGCTCGATATTTGTGAAGAGCGCTCTATGCTCTCACCGGATGGGCCAGGAGCCGCAGGCCCACCAGCACCACAAACACCGTACCGCCTTCGTGGGCGACTACCCCCAGCGGAAGGGGCACTTTGCCGGCCAGGGCAAAAGCGCCCACCACCACAATCACCCCCAGGGCAAAGCTCAGGTTGAAATAGACGGTGCGGGCGGTGGCCCGGGCCAGCCGCTGGGCGCCCACCAGGCGGGTCAGGTCGTTTTTCATGAGTACGAGGTCGGCGCTCTCGAGCGATACATCCGATCCGGCGGCCATCGAGACCCCCACCGCGGCGGCGTTCAGGGCCGGGGCATCGTTGAGGCCGTCGCCCACCATCACCACCGTGCCTTCTTGGTTGAGTTGCTGGATGCGGGTCAGCTTATCTTCCGGCAACAGTTCGGCATAGACCTCGCCAATGCCCACCTGGGCTGCGATATGGTCGGCCACGGCCTTGCGGTCGCCGGTGAGCATAACCACCCGTGCGCCTTGCTGCTTGAGCTGGGCAATGGCCTGGGCGGCTTCGGGGCGGGGGGTGTCGGCCACGCCCAGCAGGGCCAGGGGGTGGTGGTTGGCGCCCAAGATGGCGGTGGTTAGCCCCCGTTGCTCCAGGGCCCGCAGCCGGGCTTCAACACCGGCCGGAAGCGCAATGCCCAGGCTTTCCAGCAGGCGCCGGTTGCCCACCCAGACCTGGGTACCATCGGCCAGAACGCCCAGCACCCCGTGGCCCCGCACGGCGCGAATTTCGCTGACCTCGGGGGTAGGGCCCTCCCAGCCCTGGACGATGGCCTGGGCAATGGGGTGTTCGCTGTAGCGCTCGATGCCGGCGGCCAGGGCCCTGGCCTCGGCCTCGGAGCCTTGCAGCACCACCACCTCCACCAGCTTCATGCGCCCTTCGGTGAGAGTGCCGGTTTTGTCGAACACAAAGATGTTG contains the following coding sequences:
- the trxA gene encoding thioredoxin, coding for MTNAEKIVTCPHCGAKNRLGTPPAGQVPVCGACKKPLPWLVEANAGLTSELSAGVPVLVDFWAEWCGPCRIIAPVLEEIAREYAGKLKVVKLNVDHHPLAQSAYQVQGIPTLILFKNGQPVERIVGAVPKHVLKQKLQPHL
- a CDS encoding Hsp20/alpha crystallin family protein, which encodes MIRYNPFREIEQLQNALLRNFFTPTGESANTPLVDALEDAQGIHLAVYLPGVEPNQVEVTTENNTLTIRAERPFSKPENANQWRLEGPYGKFERSFVIPNTYDLSKIQATFKHGILYLDIPKAEAAQPRRIEVRVNS
- a CDS encoding rhomboid family intramembrane serine protease yields the protein MFPLHDINRAHRRPYVLYLLVALNLLGFFYTYFLTDPAYVIQTYGFVPARFGADVWGEWPTLFSSMFLHGSLLHILGNLWFLWVFGDNIEDRLGHGRFLLFYLLGGVAAALIQGLVSGFSSDTPMIGASGAISALLGAYIVLYPRALILSLIGWIPVPIPAVLYLGYWLLIQFVGDFMGEEGIAFWAHIGGFLAGVVLIRWFEGGSKTQLSNRQGRPDK
- a CDS encoding type II secretion system protein, with protein sequence MRDSTFDRGFTLIELLIVIAIIGILSAVLIPTLLSARTSANKKAVQLHSANVYKAVMAILAENPQLSASSIASAAEPLCLSPTTAITVESQTYHYGWTTPPSAAASCTIGLSAGNDGFIVTVTGNSQAGNAISINGQSP
- a CDS encoding type II secretion system protein — encoded protein: MKKSGFTLIELLIVIAIIGILAAVLIPNLLAARTSANKRAIQAHSANVYKALNAALAENNAATVANIVANNGDCKAAKTSIALGGSLGTAPYGWSAAPGAVDTCVVTDGGGDFVVTVTGDASTGGYVSINGR
- a CDS encoding Uma2 family endonuclease, whose protein sequence is MGAAQLVRSLSFEEYLALEEKARRKHELVDGVLYAMAGASELHNLIAGNVFFRLRQQAQGKPCRVFMSDMKLRVDAFTSYYPDVMVVCEPDQADYYKERPCLVVEVMSRSTEATDRREKLAKYRQIPSLRAYVLVDSLSRRVEAYYREGPNWLYLDVVGTGSVPIPCPEMHLSLDEVYEGLDVPLERPKDES